The following proteins are encoded in a genomic region of Drosophila miranda strain MSH22 chromosome 4, D.miranda_PacBio2.1, whole genome shotgun sequence:
- the LOC108162798 gene encoding coiled-coil domain-containing protein 47: MRPVFAFLLLALICACQAQSDFEEGDNDNDFAEFDDEFVGSNYYTEPAAKNAESNSAGEAGGASGSREEQVPPRKQPQIVDDDEEDGLVEEDDEFEHFQDEEEFEGYDGGDAKDPPIDEQAEPKLNIPNIPLHFRTHWDSYWMEMLMVAGLLAYFANFFAGKAKNARLAQLWFSTHKALLDENFALVGDDGKPENENPGLIKESESLYTLWCSGRTCCEGMLVELKMIKRQDLVSLVAGLMRPQLDTVHIKIELTRGLMDSFVFAVGTKKTITKVFKEYTDLSKFCSLVGKPEDRYNVPNGFAVLSEVPEATSAILESRIITALNKYQSYIDYLHISDQFSGPIQQEEGNTLKQLETKPVLLAGFNLPKHAEMETIKPLLLLIFYLMERLKTYRMSKEGKSKSDKNRQRVEEEFLKSTHAARAEAAAQRREDKRKQEKERILADEDPEKQRRWEAKEQKRQAKKNAPKMKRLAVKSL, from the exons ATGCGACCAGTATTTGCCTTTTTGCTGCTGGCGCTCATCTGTGCGTGCCAGGCGCAGTCGGACTTCGAGGAAGGCGATAATGACAATGATTTTGCCGAATTCGATGATGAGTTCGTGGGTTCCAACTATTACACAGAGCCAGCGGCCAAAAATGCAGAGTCCAATTCGGCAGGTGAAGCTGGTGGAGCCAGTGGATCTAGGGAGGAACAAGTGCCGCCACGCAAGCAGCCACAAATCgttgacgacgacgaggaggatGGCCTTGTAGAGGAGGACGACGAGTTCGAGCACTTCCAGGACGAGGAGGAGTTCGAGGGCTACGACGGTGGCGACGCCAAGGACCCGCCAATCGACGAGCAGGCCGAGCCCAAGCTCAACATACCCAATATCCCACTGCACTTCCGCACCCACTGGGACTCCTATTGGATGGAGATGCTGATGGTTGCGGGTCTGCTGGCGTACTTTGCCAATTTCTTTGCGGGAAAGGCGAAGAACGCACGACTGGCGCAGCTCTGGTTCAGCACGCACAAGGCTCTGCTGGACGAGAACTTTGCCCTTGTGGGGGATGACGGAAAGCCGGAGAATGAGAATCCCGGTCTGATTAAGGAGAGCGAGAGCCTGTACACGCTCTGGTGCTCGGGACGTACCTGCTGCGAGGGCATGCTCGTCGAGCTGAAGATGATTAAGCGCCAGGATTTGGTGTCCCTGGTGGCGGGACTGATGCGTCCCCAGCTCGATACGGTCCATATCAAAATCGAACTGACGCGTGGCTTAATGGATTCATTTGTATTTGCAGTCGGCACTAAAAAGACCATCACCAAGGTCTTTAAGGAATATACAGATTTG AGCAAATTCTGTAGTCTAGTCGGGAAGCCGGAGGATCGCTACAATGTGCCCAACGGCTTCGCAGTGCTCTCGGAGGTGCCAGAGGCCACATCTGCCATACTCGAATCACGTATTATTACTGCACTTAACAAATACCAAAGCTATATCGATTACCTGCACATTTCGGACCAGTTCAGTGGCCCCATCCAGCAGGAGGAGGGCAATACACTGAAGCAGCTGGAGACCAAGCCCGTCCTTCTAGCCGGTTTCAATCTGCCCAAGCATGCCGAAATGGAAACCATTAAGCCGTTGTTATTGTTGATCTTTTATTTAATGGAACGTTTGAAGACTTATCGCATGTCCAAGGAG GGCAAGTCCAAGTCGGACAAGAATCGTCAGCGCGTTGAGGAGGAGTTCTTGAAGAGCACACATGCTGCACGTGCCGAGGCAGCCGCTCAGCGTCGCGAGGACAAGCGCAAGCAGGAGAAGGAGCGCATTCTGGCCGATGAGGATCCAGAGAAACAGCGCCGCTGGGAGGCCAAAGAACAGAAGCGGCAGGCCAAAAAGAATGCCCCCAAAATGAAGCGACTGGCCGTCAAATCATTGTAG
- the LOC108162820 gene encoding leucine--tRNA ligase, cytoplasmic, with amino-acid sequence MANIERKGTFKVEYLQKIEREVQERWEKEQVHQTDAPAAPKKEQSEKFFVTFPFPYMNGRLHLGHTFSLSKAEFAVRYQRLKGRRVLWPFGFHCTGMPIKACADKLTREMELFGYPPQFPEAVEEAPVEETKSEIPKDKSKGKKSKAVAKTGAAKYQWQIMQSLGLKDEEIKEFSDPQHWLNYFPPLAIQDLKSIGAHIDWRRKFITTDANPFFDSFVRWQFNHLKQRGKIMYGKRYTIYSPKDGQPCMDHDRSTGEGVGPQEYTLIKMKVLQAPKVLSAIKKPIYMVAATLRPETMYGQTNCWLHPDIKYIAWQTSRDEVWISTRRAARNMAYQGFTAEEGNIVVLAEITGLELLGTPLSAPLTFHKIIYTLPMLSIKADKGTGVVTSVPSDSPDDYAALVDLQKKEAFRQKYGLKDEMVLNYEPFPIIEVPTLGKLCAVHAYNTLKIQSQNDKDKLAEAKEMCYLKSFYDGIMLVGEFAGSKVQDVKKNLQKKMVDANEAEVYYEPEKTILSRSADECVVALCNQWYITYGETVWKEQAFKILHDMETFHEEARNNFEACLNWLHEYACSRTYGLGTKLPWDEQWLIESLSDSTIHMAYYTVVHLIQGGSLRGEKPGPFGITPADMTSEVWDYIFFKESPPPKKSNIKLEHLAVLRREFEYWYPMDLRVSGKDLINNHLTFTLYNHAAIWPKDDTKWPKGMRVNGHLLLNSAKMSKSDGNFLTLTDAVEKFSADGMRLCLADAGDSIEDANFVVSTADAGILRLFTFIEWVKEMLETKSTLRKGAAKTFNDQVFLSELNLKTQQTDDNYRKMLFKEALRSGFYELQLARDKYRELCGTQGMHVELVLEFIRRQALLVAPICPHMAEHVWGLLGNNESIVHARWPEVGAINELDIMSSEYLMESAHAFRLNLKNLLQLKPKGGKEKALDPQTAKPNRALIWAAKTYPPWQCCVLDTMRELFNKSKALPDNKVIAATLQQKAELKKFMKRVMPFAQMIREKVESGKGVAALAVNLDFDERQVLISNLEYLKNTLDLDSLEVKYTDDPSAPEKTREEVRPGSPFISFSVAPNVSVELVNPTERSSLFQINTIISEGDTVQSLREKISKVIGLKTDLSNLKIWRFDDLLLGPRKITNFQDYKTGKTLLSEGNFILDVAAKRVSVEQGGKLTEVGRNLIYVVE; translated from the exons ATG GCGAATATCGAGCGGAAAGGCACCTTTAAGGTGGAATACCTGCAGAAGATCGAGCGCGAAGTCCAGGAGCGCTGGGAAAAGGAACAAGTCCATCAGACGGATGCACCGGCGGCGCCAAAGAAGGAACAGTCGGAGAAATTCTTCGTCACGTTTCCCTTTCCTTACATGAATGGACGTCTGCATTTGGGCCATACATTTAGTTTGTCCAAGGCGGAGTTTGCCGTGCGGTACCAACGGCTGAAGGGACGTCGCGTCCTGTGGCCCTTTGGCTTCCATTGTACTGGAATGCCGATTAAGGCATGTGCCGACAAGTTGACGCGCGAAATGGAACTGTTTGGCTATCCTCCCCAGTTTCCAGAGGCGGTGGAAGAGGCACCCGTTGAGGAGACCAAGTCGGAGATACCCAAGGATAAGTCTAAGGGCAAGAAAAGCAAGGCTGTGGCCAAGACGGGAGCGGCCAAGTACCAGTGGCAGATCATGCAGAGTCTGGGCCTCAAGGATGAGGAAATCAAAGAGTTCTCCGACCCCCAGCATTGGCTGAACTACTTCCCACCTCTGGCGATACAGGACCTAAAGAGCATTGGTGCCCACATCGATTGGCGGCGCAAATTTATCACAACGGATGCTAATCCATTCTTTGATTCATTTGTCCGCTGGCAGTTCAATCATCTGAAGCAGCGCGGCAAGATTATGTACGGAAAGCGCTACACCATCTACTCACCCAAGGATGGACAGCCGTGCATGGACCACGATCGTTCCACTGGCGAGGGCGTGGGCCCGCAGGAGTACACTTTGATAAAAATGAAAGTTCTGCAGGCACCCAAAGTATTGAG CGCTATCAAGAAACCCATTTACATGGTTGCCGCCACACTGCGGCCGGAGACGATGTACGGCCAGACCAATTGCTGGCTGCATCCGGACATCAAGTACATTGCGTGGCAAACCTCTCGGGATGAAGTTTGGATCAGCACTCGTCGTGCTGCGCGCAACATGGCCTACCAGGGATTCACTGCCGAGGAGGGCAATATTGTTGTGCTGGCCGAGATCACAGGCCTAGAGCTGTTGGGTACTCCCCTCTCGGCACCATTGACGTTCCACAAAATCATATACACGCTTCCCATGCTAAGCATCAAAGCGGACAAGGGCACGGGTGTGGTTACCTCAGTGCCTTCCGACTCGCCCGACGATTACGCTGCCCTGGTGGATCTGCAGAAGAAGGAGGCGTTCCGCCAGAAGTACGGACTAAAAGATGAGATGGTTCTAAACTATGAGCCTTTCCCGATCATTGAGGTGCCTACGCTGGGCAAGCTTTGTGCCGTTCATGCCTACAATACACTTAAGATTCAGTCTCAAAACGACAAGGACAAGCTCGCCGAAGCCAAGGAAATGTGCTACCTGAAGA GTTTCTATGACGGCATCATGTTGGTTGGCGAATTTGCCGGCAGCAAAGTCCAGGATGTCAAAAAGAATCTGCAAAAGAAGATGGTGGATGCCAACGAGGCGGAAGTCTACTATGAGCCGGAGAAGACCATCCTGTCTCGCTCGGCCGATGAGTGTGTGGTAGCGCTGTGCAATCAGTGGTACATCACCTACGGCGAAACCGTTTGGAAGGAGCAGGCTTTCAAGATACTGCACGACATGGAGACCTTTCACGAAGAGGCACGCAACAATTTCGAGGCGTGTCTAAACTGGCTGCACGAGTACGCTTGCTCGCGCACCTACGGTCTGGGCACCAAGCTGCCGTGGGACGAGCAGTGGCTGATTGAGTCTTTGTCGGACTCCACCATCCACATGGCATACTATACAGTTGTGCATCTGATACAGGGCGGAAGCCTTCGTGGCGAGAAGCCCGGTCCCTTTG GCATCACACCTGCTGACATGACCTCTGAGGTCTGGGACTACATCTTCTTCAAAGAGTCACCGCCACCAAAGAAGTCAAACATTAAGCTGGAGCATTTGGCTGTGTTGCGTCGCGAGTTCGAGTATTGGTATCCCATGGATCTACGTGTTTCTGGCAAGGATCTGATCAATAACCATCTGACTTTCACTCTGTACAATCATGCCGCCATTTGGCCCAAAGATGACACAAAGTGGCCCAAGGGCATGCGCGTGAATGGACACCTGCTGCTCAATTCCGCAAAGATGTCCAAGTCGGATGGCAATTTCCTCACCCTAACCGATGCCGTGGAAAAGTTCTCGGCCGATGGCATGCGTCTGTGTCTAGCTGATGCCGGTGACAGCATTGAGGATGCCAACTTTGTCGTGAGCACAGCGGATGCGGGCATCTTGCGGCTGTTCACGTTCATCGAGTGGGTCAAAGAGATGCTGGAAACGAAAAGCACTCTGAGAAAGGGCGCCGCCAAAACGTTTAATGATCAGGTTTTCCTCAGCGAGCTGAACCTCAAGACACAGCAGACGGACGACAACTATCGGAAGATGCTGTTTAAGGAGGCTCTGAGGAGCGGTTTCTATGAGTTGCAGCTGGCCCGCGACAAGTACCGCGAGCTGTGCGGCACCCAGGGTATGCACGTGGAACTGGTGCTGGAGTTTATACGTCGTCAGGCTCTGCTGGTGGCTCCTATCTGCCCGCACATGGCGGAACACGTTTGGGGACTATTGGGCAACAATGAGTCCATTGTCCACGCTCGCTGGCCCGAGGTAGGGGCCATCAATGAGCTCGACATTATGAGCTCCGAGTACCTCATGGAGTCGGCTCATGCCTTCCGTCTCAACCTGAAGAACCTGCTGCAGCTAAAGCCCAAGGGTGGGAAAGAGAAAGCACTGGATCCGCAGACAGCGAAACCCAATCGTGCCCTCATTTGGGCTGCCAAAACCTATCCGCCCTGGCAGTGCTGTGTCCTGGACACCATGCGGGAGCTGTTCAACAAGTCCAAGGCCTTGCCGGACAACAAGGTGATTGCTGCCACCCTCCAACAGAAGGCAGAACTCAAGAAGTTCATGAAGCGAGTGATGCCGTTCGCTCAAATGATACGCGAAAAAGTGGAGTCCGGCAAGGGAGTAGCGGCCCTGGCTGTAAACCTGGATTTCGATGAGCGGCAAGTGCTAATCAGCAATCTGGAGTACCTCAAGAACACCCTGGAT CTGGATTCTCTGGAAGTAAAGTATACCGATGATCCCTCAGCACCAGAGAAAACTCGCGAGGAAGTGCGCCCTGGCTCGCCTTTCATCAGCTTTAGTGTGGCACCCAATGTGAGCGTTGAGCTGGTGAATCCCACAGAGCGTTCGTCGCTCTTCCAAATCAACACCATCATCTCCGAGGGCGATACAGTGCAGTCGTTGCGTGAGAAGATCTCCAAAGTAATTGGGCTCAAAACGGATCTGTCTAATCTTAAAATCTGGCGATTCGATGACCTACTGCTGGGTCCCCGCAAGATTACCAACTTTCAGGATTATAAAACGGGCAAAACGCTGCTCAGCGAGGGAAATTTCATCCTGGATGTCGCCGCCAAGCGAGTGAGCGTGGAGCAGGGAGGCAAATTAACCGAAGTGGGTCGGAATCTGATCTATGTGGTAGAGTAA
- the LOC108162818 gene encoding protein timeless isoform X2, whose product MDWLLTAPQLHSAFASLGSLEGDTYVVSPNALSILEEINHKLTYEDQTLRTFRRAICFGQNVRSDLIPLLENAKDDAVLESVIRILVNLTVPVECLFSVDVMYRTDVGRHTIFELNKLLYTSKEAFTEAKSTKSVVEYMKHILESDPKLSPQKCDQINNCLLLLRNILHIPETHGICVMPMMQSNNLHGITMQNTILWNLFIQSIDKLLIYLMTCPQRSFWGVTMVQLIALIYKDQHVSTLQQLLDLWFEASLSESSEDNESNTTPPKQGSGESSPMLTSDPTGSDSSDNGSQGRGMSISMSLNMSMSMSMNVSMSSLCGKKETPEERQLALWEGTEATLQEVSRKGQEYQDAIDAKERMASARMDDDEDYEDSDFIHLQLHQAMQAEEEDEECDNEVAAASSEPLNLKTQPADNVNDTTTTTSLSSSIMPFRSPLPVGSRPSYSHAPPQHQSYAAYVAAIKLSQKSPHAGKLQLTKGKCCPQKRECSSTQSELSDCGYATQVENQESVSTSSNDDDMPQGKPLHQKPPCNTKLRNKQRPILPPLDKKELRRKKLVKRSKSSLINMKGLVQHIPTDDDIANLLKEFTVDFLLKGYNYLVEDLHAQLLTNTLPIDTSHFFWLVTYFLKFAAQLELDMEHIDTVLTYDVLSYLTYEGVMQCEQLEQCARQRDSDLKPHLRRMHLLVTAIREFLQAIEAYNKVSHLSDDDRDHLRQLHIQIADTSDLHCLFVLLLRRFNPTIYSKQYLQDLVVTNHILLLILDNRPQLDGKKTENLTQHVAQFATLEVMHYYGILLEDFTSNGEFVNDCIFTMMHHVGGDLKQIGVLFQPIILKTYSRIWEMEFTLCDDWSDLIEYVINKFMNTPPKTPMTIPTTSLTAMTKEHNLEHAKCSWNADEMDTLYWYFVQSRSTNDVVGKIVRLFSNNGNKEKSRISIIQQLLQQDIITLLEYDDLMRYEDAEYQRTLLNTPTSVTTESGIEMKDGGFGRPSGDIQILLDLIIKDQKGQHLEWVQKVLLECCYIKLNLKSGRQMRHIMEPVAYHYILLHKSIPVVQWNNDQSAAMMYQPFVLLLHKLGIQLPVDAGSIFARIPDYWSPAQMYGMAKKLGPVNKREFQSHRSHFPPPSKTSYILLKCC is encoded by the exons aTGGATTGGTTACTAACGGCGCCACAATTGCACAGCGCATTCGCTTCGCTGGGTTCCCTGGAGGGTGACACCTACGTTGTCAGTCCGAATGCATTGT CCATTCTAGAGGAGATTAACCACAAGCTCACGTATGAGGACCAAACGCTGCGCACCTTTCGCCGGGCCATCTGCTTTGGCCAGAATGTACGATCCGATTTGATACCATTGCTGGAGAATGCCAAGGATGATGCGGTGCTGGAGTCGGTTATCCGGATACTGGTTAATCTCACAGTGCCGGTGGAGTGTCTGTTCTCCGTGGATGTGATGTACCGCACCGATGTGGGTCGTCACACCATCTTCGAGCTGAACAAGCTGCTGTACACCAGCAAGGAGGCATTCACCGAGGCGAAGAGCACCAAGAGCGTGGTGGAGTACATGAAGCACATCCTGGAGTCTGATCCCAAGCTGTCGCCACAGAAGTGTGACCAGATCAACAactgtctgctgctgctgcgcaaCATCCTTCACATACCGGAAACGCACGGGATTTGTGTGATGCCGATGATGCAGTCCAACAATCTGCATGGCATCACCATGCAGAACACCATTCTCTGGAATCTATTCATCCAGAGCATCGACAAGCTGCTCATCTACCTGATGACCTGTCCGCAGCGCTCCTTCTGGGGCGTCACCATGGTGCAGTTGATCGCGCTGATCTACAAGGACCAGCACGTGAGCACTctgcagcagctgctcgatCTCTGGTTCGAGGCATCGCTTTCGGAGAGCTCCGAGGACAATGAGAGCAACACGACACCCCCGAAGCAGGGCAGCGGCGAGTCCAGTCCCATGCTGACCTCGGATCCCACTGGATCGGATTCCTCGGACAATGGCAGCCAGGGACGCGGTATGAGCATCAGCATGAGCCTGAACATGAGCATGAGCATGAGCATGAACGTCAGCATGAGCAGTCTCTGTGGCAAGAAGGAGACCCCCGAAGAACGGCAGCTGGCCTTATGGGAGGGCACCGAAGCCACTCTCCAGGAGGTGAGCCGCAAGGGTCAGGAGTATCAGGATGCTATCGATGCCAAAGAGCGCATGGCATCTGCTAGGatggatgatgatgaggatTATGAGGACTCCGATTTTATACATCTGCAGCTCCACCAAGCCatgcaggccgaggaggaggacgaggagTGTGACAACGAGGTGGCGGCCGCGTCCTCGGAACCCTTGAATCTTAAAACACAACCAGCTGACAATGTCAACGACACTACCACAACCACGAGCCTATCGAGCAGTATCATGCCGTTCAGGTCACCCCTGCCCGTCGGCAGTCGGCCATCATACTCGCATGCTCCGCCGCAACACCAGAGCTATGCGGCCTATGTGGCAGCCATCAAACTGAGCCAGAAGTCCCCACATGCCGGCAAACTGCAGCTGACGAAAGGCAAATGCTGTCCCCAGAAACGAGAGTGTTCCTCGACCCAGTCGGAGCTCTCGGACTGCGGCTATGCCACGCAGGTGGAGAACCAGGAGTCTGTATCCACCTCCAGCAACGATGATGACATGCCGCAGGGCAAGCCGTTGCACCAGAAGCCGCCATGCAACACAAAGCTCAGGAATAAGCAGCGTCCAATTCTGCCGCCCCTGGACAAGAAGGAGCTGCGGCGCAAGAAGCTAGTGAAGCGCAGTAAGAGTAGTCT CATCAACATGAAGGGCCTCGTGCAGCATATACCCACGGACGATGATATTGCCAATCTACTCAAGGAGTTCACCGTCGACTTTCTCCTCAAGGGCTACAATTATTTGGTGGAAGACCTGCATGCCCAGTTGCTCACAAATACA CTACCCATTGACACGTCGCACTTTTTCTGGCTGGTCACGTACTTCCTGAAGTTTGCAGCACAACTGGAGCTGGACATGGAGCACATTGACACGGTACTCACCTACGATGTCCTCAGTTACCTCACCTACGAGGGTGTCATGCAGTGCGAGCAATTGGAGCAGTGTGCAAGGCAACGGGACAGTGACCTGAAGCCCCATCTCCGACGCATGCATCTCCTGGTGACGGCCATCAGGGAGTTCCTTCAGGCCATCGAGGCATACAATAAGGTTTCGCACCTCTCGGACGATGATCGCGATCATCTGAGACAATTGCACATACAAATAGCGGACACGTCCGATCTGCATTGTCTgtttgtgctgctgctgcgacgcTTCAACCCCACCATTTATTCGAAGCAGTATCTGCAGGATCTGGTCGTGACCAATCACATACTCCTACTCATTCTGGACAATCGACCACAGCTGGATGGCAAAAAGACCGAAAATCTAACACAGCACGTTGCACA GTTCGCCACTTTGGAGGTAATGCATTACTATGGCATCCTACTGGAGGACTTTACCAGCAATGGAGAGTTTGTCAACGATTGCATCTTCACCATGATGCATCATGTAGGTGGAGATCTGAAACAGATTGGTGTCTTATTTCAACCGATCATTCTGAAGACATATTCACGCATTTGGGAGATGGAATTCACTTTGTGTGAT GACTGGTCTGATCTTATCGAATATGTCATCAACAAGTTTATGAACACACCACCCAAAACACCCATGACTATACCCACAACATCGCTGACAGCCATGACCAAAGAGCATAATCTGGAGCATGCCAAATG CTCTTGGAATGCCGATGAGATGGATACACTATACTGGTATTTTGTACAGAGCAGGAGCACCAACGATGTGGTCGGCAAAATTGTCCGACTCTTTAGCAACAATGGCAATAAAGAAAAATCTCGCATTTCAATcatccagcagctgctgcaacAG GATATCATTACCCTTCTGGAGTACGATGACCTGATGAGGTACGAGGATGCTGAATATCAGAGAACGCTGTTGAACACCCCTACATCGGTGACCACCGAATCGGGAATTGAGATGAAGGATGGTGGCTTTGGCAGGCCATCAGGTGATATACAG ATTCTTCTGGATCTAATCATCAAAGATCAAAAGGGCCAGCACTTGGAATGGGTGCAAAAGGTGCTCTTAGAATGCTGCTACATCAAATTGAACCTCAAGTCAGGCAGACAGATGCGACACATTATGGAACCAGTGGCCTATCACTACATCCTCCTGCACAAGTCCATCCCGGTGGTGCAGTGGAACAACGATCAGTCGGCCGCGATGATGTATCAGCCATTCGTTCTGCTCCTGCATAAGCTGGGCATCCAGCTGCCAGTAGATGCGGGCTCGATCTTTGCTCGGATACCAGACTACTGGTCCCCGGCGCAGATGTACGGGATGGCCAAGAAGCTGGGACCCGTAAATAAACGTGAGTTTCAGTCCCACAGATCCCACTTCCCGCCTCCATCCAAAACGTCCTACATTTTACTCAAATGTTGTTGA
- the LOC108162821 gene encoding trypsin-1, with protein sequence MLSLRVFLLLQCSLLVFGGVCLIPQPIMRQRSLKDTLLKTQPRLDGRIVGGHRINITDAPHQVSLQTSSHICGGSLISEEWILTAAHCTYGKTADRLKIRLGTSEFARSGELLRVKQIVQHAQFNFSNVDYDFSLLQLQHPIKFDETKKAIRLPEPQQQLMDGETCFVSGWGNTQNLLESREWLRQVEVPLVNQKVCSEKYQQYGGVTERMICAGFMEGGKDACQGDSGGPMVSESGVLVGIVSWGYGCAKPDYPGVYSRVAFARDWVKEHSGI encoded by the exons ATGTTGAGTCTTCGAGTGTTTCTCTTGCTGCAGTGCAGCCTTTTGGTCTTTGGGGGCGTGTGCCTTATACCCCAGCCGATTATGCGACAGCGTTCCCTGAAGGATACGCTTCTGAAGACCCAGCCACGTCTAGATGGTCGCATTGTGGGTGGACATCGCATCAATATCACCGATGCGCCACATCAGGTGTCGCTACAGACTTCCAGTCACATTTGTGGAGGATCCTTGATATCCGAGGAGTGGATTCTGACCGCTGCCCATTGCACATA TGGCAAGACTGCCGATCGTTTAAAGATTCGCTTGGGCACCTCAGAGTTTGCTCGCAGCGGAGAGCTACTCCGTGTCAAGCAGATCGTCCAGCATGCTCAATTCAACTTTTCGAACGTAGACTACGACTTCTCGTTGCTGCAGCTCCAGCATCCCATTAAATTCGATGAGACCAAGAAGGCCATCAGGCTGCCGGAGCCCCAACAGCAGCTCATGGATGGGGAGACCTGCTTTGTGAGTGGCTGGGGGAATACCCAGAACCTCCTGGAGTCCCGCGAGTGGCTGCGGCAGGTGGAGGTGCCGCTAGTCAACCAGAAGGTGTGCAGCGAAAAGTACCAGCAGTATGGCGGCGTGACCGAGCGTATGATCTGTGCCGGGTTCATGGAGGGTGGCAAGGATGCCTGCCAGGGTGACTCCGGCGGCCCAATGGTCAGTGAATCTGGCGTTTTGGTGGGAATTGTCAGCTGGGGCTATGGCTGTGCCAAGCCCGACTATCCAGGCGTTTACTCCCGCGTAGCATTTGCCCGCGATTGGGTGAAGGAGCACAGCGGCATCTAG